The Panulirus ornatus isolate Po-2019 chromosome 19, ASM3632096v1, whole genome shotgun sequence genome includes the window ACTTGCTGTCTCTACCCAAGCTAgacacaccccactcccccctaaACCCTTTGACTTGCACTTCCCCCTAAGTTACAAGATCCTCTAGTAAACTTAGTATCTTTAACTTTATCCCGATGAACCCATTACCAAGCACTCAGTTAGATGCTGAAATACGCCTCAGTCCGTGAAGTTAGCACGAGTGTGTAGAGGTGTTTCTTAAGTATAGCAAAGCACTTGAAACCTGTTCAGGAATCTGAGTGTCACTAAGGCGAAACCGGTGATCGGCCTCATGGTGTCCTTGAGGGAAGACGCTTGGGCCCCgagtctgtctatatatatattgtgcgatCGGCCAGTAGGcggcagcaggaggcagcagctcAGGCCTACAGCAACATGAGGTCCCTGGTGAGTACCTGAACCTTAAGTAGctttgggaggtgtgtggggacgGAATATGAGTTGGCTCCAGACTCTCCACGGTAGCGTGTGGATCCATCTTGTACACTTCAATGTAACAGCCTTTATTACTCATCGCTGAAGAGTCAGTGAGAGAGCAATCTGATTATTTAGAAGTATATTAGGTAtgtgtttcttatatattaagaCTGAGATAGATACAGAGGACTGCAATACAGCTAATAGCACAAGTAAGTTTTCTTTGGCTGTTTCTAGAGGAGTCTTGCGGTTCAAAGTTATCATAGGTTATCCTTACTTTAATCATATACTAACGGAAGAGTATGACATCGTTCTTCTGTTTGTTTATCGACAGGTGGTTTTAGCCCTTGTATGGTGCTGCAGTGCGCAGCTGGTGATCCCTAGGTACGGTGTACCGTTCCCCTGGGCTCACCAGTACCGCACACAGGACTTCTTGGGTCAGACAAGCTTCGGCCACTTCACCTTCGACCAGAACCGCCAGGAGACACGCCTGGCTGACGGACGTGTGGTCGGTCAGTTCTCTTACATCGACTCCGAAGGGAAGCCTGCCGTCACCTTCTATGAAGCTGGACCTGAAGGGTACCGTGTCCGCGCCAACAACCTTCCCGTGGCACCAACGGCAGACCTAGTTGCTCCCGTAGACAACCAGGTGCCACCCGAGCCCGTGCAGTATACCCCTGAGGTGGCTCAGGCTCGTGAGGCCTTCCAGGCTAAGTTCGACGAGGCTAAAGGCAAACGCGAGAAGCGCCAGGCGACTTTCTTTACCTATCCCGTTGGAAAGGTTGAAGATGAAACCAAGCCATTCCCTCTTGTCTATCACACTCCTTACACTCCTTACACTCCTTTCACTCCCTACACCCCATACGCCGGCGGGTTCTTCCCATACATCTATGCCAGACCTCTCGCGGCAGAGAAACCCGAGTCTAAAGATAATGCTGTAGCTCAGGCCCGTCGTCGCCGTGACGTGGGCACCGTGCAGATCCCACATCCGTTTGTTCATGTCCAGCCCACTGTCGTGGATCACACGTTCAAAACCCATCAGTTCGAGCCAGCTGAGGCAGCCACTCCTGCGGACACCACCAAGATCGAACTTACCACCAAGGAGCACAAGATCGCCACCCCTGCCGTCAAGTACTCGTTTCCCGCCGCCGATGTCAAGCCTCTCACCTACAGTGTGGTTtcccctgctgttcatcctctgaCTTACACTGCATTCTCCTCTGGAGATCCCATCTCTTACACTGCTGCCGTCAACCCTACTTTCCTACCTTATGCCTCCGCCTTCCCCTACTATAACCCCTTCATTATCCCCCAAAAGAGTTCTGAATCTCCTTGAAACTCTTAATTTGACGGTTCTAAAAAATGCCTTAAAGGACACCTCACCTAGAAACTCCCTCATGCTCTTGAGACACCTAAACAGTATAGATGAGCGAGAATGTGTGCATGTATGACTGTTacttctctgttcttgacgcgtTAGCGTGGTTGCTACAGATGTGTCACTGATTCGTTCGTATGGCTGCTGTGTTCGCATTTCGATGCGTTCGTGTGGCTGATACGTTCATGTCTGATACATCTGTGTGTCTGCTGCATATGTGTCACCAGTGTCTCTGTGTGGCAGCAACATAAGTATATACGACATACGGAAAGCTGTTACTTACGTGACTCTGATGCATTCGTATGGCTAACATGTCTGAGTAGCGAATGTGTGTACGTGGCAGCATCTTTGGCGTCACTGATGTATGTGTGGGACGACTACAAGCATATCCCTGGTGTGTCTGTAGCTgttacacacatgtatatgatgcGCTGTCTGTGTGGCTGACAAATGCAGTGAGATGTGTAGGCATTGATATGGCACGAGTGTGGTGACAGGTCGGCCAACGTGATTTGCCGGATGGCTTTGTGACCAGTCTGTGTCCATTACCCTGTGTAGATCTGCagcaaaaacaataaaaaaaagaaaacgatccgAAATGTCTACTTTTCCTTAAAAAAAGATGAGTTGTAGGTCAAAAGGAAAGGCTCCTTTCTCACCATGTTTAACCATCTGCTTTTTTTCAGCTTTGATAGAAAATTTGTTCAGTTTGAGAGTAGCTTTAAACACCTTACTGAAAGTTAATGAAATATCATGTAGTCACAAAACGACAAAAACCTACGACTTATCTATAGGAACAAACATTACTAGAATACTTCTCTTTGTTTTTGCTTTTTCATGTCATAGATTATCTATATAGGAGATCAACTGTGATAATCATTTCAAACTACCATTATTGGAACAATAAGCAACGAACATTGAGAATGAACACTAACTGATACCACCTTAGCAAATACGGTGACACATAGTTATTATGGCTCGTGCACAAAGAACCAACTCATGCTAGTATTGCAGTTAGAATGACACTTAATGCATGATATCATGGCAGTTACGATGATACATGATCACTATTACCATGGCCATTACTATAATACAAACTCATGCTCTCAAGGCAATTACAGTAATACATACTATCGTGGCAATTACAGCGACACACACTCGTTGTATCACTGCAATTTATAGTGACTACCAACTCTTACTAATTTCGTATTCCCATAAACAAACAGTCCATTCAGGCAGAAGAGAATCTCTCGAGAATGCACTTCTACCATTGATGCATCCAAAGGAAAAGCAATCTTCCAGAAAAGGAGATCAAAAGTAGATATTTctttaaagaggaaaaaaaaaaggtttttaaaaGTTTGTAACTGACACTAATCAAAAAGGATAAATGAAGCAGTTAACCAGGGAAAAACTTTTGAGAAAAGGTAAAGTATATCAGCAATGCCAGTGCTATTCATCCCTTTCTTGACGAGACCCCTCCGAGTGAAGGTGGATAGACTGACGAAGAAGTTTTTTGTGAGAAACAAAAGCGAGAGACAAGTTTTGACAAAGGTGTCGCTGAGAAACATCCACCTCACAGTTCTTACAGTGTGTAACACTAGTAATGACGAGATtatattagtgagagagagagcaagaaggtCAACTGCAGTTCCTTCCTCtctggtagatttttttttttctctctctctctctctctctctctctctctctctctctctctctctctctctctctctctctctctctctctctctctctctctctctctctctctatatatatatatatatatatatgtatatatatacacatatgtgtgtgtgagtgtgtgtgtgtgtgtggggcgtggatgtggaaagggagctgtggtttcggtgcattacacatgacagctagggactgagagtTGTCTTTGTTGtcccttcctagcgctacctcgcgtgcgcgcgggggaagtggggtgccatttcatgtgtggcgggttggcgacggaatggatgaaggcagcaagtatgtatgaatatatgcatgtgtatatatgtatatgtctgtgtatgtatatgcatgtatgcgttgaaatgtatatgtatgtatatgtgcgtgtgtgggcgtttatgtatatacatgtgtatgtgggtgggttgggccgttctttcgtctgtttccttgcgctacctcgctaacgcgggagacagcgactaagtataatagatgaatgaatatattcattcattatttctatttattgtacttgatcatcgttccctgcgttagcgaggtagcgccagaaaacagacgaagaaagacccatccactcaaatacacatatatacacatatacgcgcatacacatacatatacacacatacatatatacatatatacatacacatacacatacatacatatgtatacacatgtacatattcatacttgctcgcctttataAATTTCCAGCGCCATCTCGCcgcgcaggaaacagcatcgccaccctctgtcagcgaggtagcgccaggaaacatacgaagaaagaccacagtctcttacatcctttctctagctgtcatgtgtaatgcacctaaaccacagctccctatccacgtccaggccccacagacctttccatggtttaccccggacgttttaCATGACCTGGCtcagtgaaaaaaagaatatatatatatatatatatatatatatatatatatatatatatatatatatatatatatatatatatatatatattcctatgattccacgaggaaaatgaaacacgaaaagttcccaagtgcactttcgtggaataatcacatcaggggagacacaagaaatataacagtcagttgatatacatcgaagagacgaagctaggacgccatttggcaaacatgtgattgtccaaaacatacaacgagcgttcataaacatccttttacaaatcttatcaaatcttatcattgttgataagatttgtaaaatgataagtttatgaacgctcgttgtatgttttggacaatcacatgtttaccaaatggcgtcctagcttcgtctcttcgatgtatatctactgactgttatatttctctcttgtgtctcccctgatgatgtgcttattacacgaaagtgcacttgggaacttttcgtgtttcattttccccgtggactcataggaatatcttggtcatgcgcaaaattgtgatcgtttccaatatatatatatatatatatatatatatatatatatatatatatatatatatatatatatatatatatatatatatatatatatatatatatatatatatatatatattaaaattaaaaaaaaaaaaaaaacgagaggggaggatttccagccccccgctccctccccttttagtcgccttctacgacacgcagggaatacgtgggaagtattctttctcccctatcccctatttttttttttttaattttccaaaagaaggaacagagaattgggccaggtgagggt containing:
- the LOC139755414 gene encoding uncharacterized protein encodes the protein MRSLVVLALVWCCSAQLVIPRYGVPFPWAHQYRTQDFLGQTSFGHFTFDQNRQETRLADGRVVGQFSYIDSEGKPAVTFYEAGPEGYRVRANNLPVAPTADLVAPVDNQVPPEPVQYTPEVAQAREAFQAKFDEAKGKREKRQATFFTYPVGKVEDETKPFPLVYHTPYTPYTPFTPYTPYAGGFFPYIYARPLAAEKPESKDNAVAQARRRRDVGTVQIPHPFVHVQPTVVDHTFKTHQFEPAEAATPADTTKIELTTKEHKIATPAVKYSFPAADVKPLTYSVVSPAVHPLTYTAFSSGDPISYTAAVNPTFLPYASAFPYYNPFIIPQKSSESP